ACGCCTCGGCAGCATACGAACGCCGTGCATCTAACTGTTGAAGGAGCGGTCGCGCAAGCATTGGACCTCATTCAAAACCAAACCGTCACAACCGTTGACGGAGCTATCATTCACGTTCCTTGTCAAACGCTATGTCTGCACGGGGACCACCAACAATCTGTTGAGCTTGCAAAAGCGTTAAGAGAAGCGATGGCACAACAAGGGTTGTCTGTTGCGTCAACAAAGAGGCGCATAGGATGAAGGAAACCCCTGTCTTTCACGTTGAAAAACCAGGTCTGCTCACAAGTTTGCAAAATGACGGTCGCAAAGGCTATCAACATGTTGGCTTAGGTCCAGGAGGAGCGATTGATCCGGATGCCTTGTTTATGGCAAATCTGCTTGTAGCCAATGAACTTAATACACTTGCCATTGAATGCACGCTCGTTGGACCGGAACTCCATTGCCTTTTGGATGGAATCATTGCCATAACTGGAGCGGACCTGTCCCCTACATTAAATCGCGAGCCTGTTCCAATGTGGAAGGCAATGCGAATCACGAAAGGTGATACACTGCGATTTGGCAAGCCCATTCAAGGCGCAAGAGCTTATATTAGCAGACACGGCGGCTTTCTCGGGCAGGAGGACTTAGGAAGTGGAGCCTATCACTCGATGGCATCCATCGGCACTTTGTTGACAAAAAACGACGTACTCTCTGCTCACTCCCTCAACGGAAAAGGTCCATTACTCGGTCTCTCTCATGAACATCATCCTGTGTATAAAAAACATGTTACTTTGGCCGTCGTCGCAGGACCTCATGAAGAAAGGTTTAATCAAAAAAGCACTATGGCGTTTTACCACAGCACTTTTCGTGTGAAACATGGAAACCGAATGGCACTGACATTCGAAGGCGAAAACCTTACGCCAATGAAAGGCTCTTTGCTCTCTTCTGGTGTGAATTGGGGGAGCATTCAGGTTCCACCGAGTGGACATCCAATTGTTTTATTGCAGGACCGGCAGACGACTGGCGGCTACCCTCGCATCGGGACAATTGCAAGTATCCATCAGGCAGAATTGGCCCAGCTGGTCACGGGAGATACTGTGAATTTCCAACCAATCACCATCCAGCAAGCGCAAGACAAATGGCGAGAGCATCTAAAGCAAAGACGTAAACTGTATGCACGTGCTTTCGGTAGACGCATGCCTACCCTCTTAAATAAAGCATAAGCATGTCTCTTGCTCCTTGAATGTCTTCTATATCAAGTGTGATTTCGTAAGAATCATCTTCGACAATATGATCAAAATCAAACAACCCTTGTGTATGAAGAAATGAGGAAAGATCTTCTGACACTTTGTCAGCATGAGACATTTTCATCGCCCCAACGAATTCCCGATTCACATAAATGTTATACAGTAGCGGAACAATGGGTTCAGCGATATCCGGAAACACCTCATACGAGCTCATTTCCAAGTGATAGACCTCCAAATCATGCCCACCGACAAACCTATTGTTCGCAAAGAAAGGGTAAACTATGCTCTCAAGGCATGATTAAAAATCGAACAAGCTTTTCCCATTGCCGTCACCGTTTGCATCATTGTCGTCATTTTCTTCCTGGAATGTCGATCCTTGCATGCGCCGCAATTCTAGATCGTCTGCAGAGTCATTGACGATCATCTTTTTTATCGGCGCTGCTGGCCTTTCTACCTCCTCAGCTAACAAAAGCTCGGCGATCACTTTAACCGCGGCAACTTTTTCGCGCATTACTTGAGCATTGCCTTGCTGCTGAGCCACTTTCGCATCGGCTACATCCTGTTCCATCTGCCTAAGCATCGCCTGATAGCTAACTGACATAAAATCGCCTCAATTTCCTTTAAAATTTTTGCTACAAAGACCGATATATAAACCAACACAACATTCGTGATTTTAAGATTAGAAGGGGCGTGCTGCCATGATTCTCCCTCAGTGGCTTTTACTTATATCGGCAGTATTGACTGCCTTTCTTGCCATCATGCTTATTGTATTTGCCCGAAAATCGTTAAAATCCTTCACCGTTTTAGTTGTTGTCATCGCTGCTGGAGCGGGAACTGCATATCTCTCACAAAACGAACCATGGATAACGAAGATTTTTGCGAGCGACAAACCGGTAAGTACACCATTATCAAAATATGCTCACTCTACAAAGCAACCCCCTCATCCTACAGAAGTATTGCTTGATGTCCCTATCATTAGGCAATACCCTGAGCTGCCAAGAGGCTGTGAGGTGACATCACTCGCTATGCTACTTCAGTATGAAAGCATCAATGTGGACAAGCTTGAACTTGCACAGGCAGTTGCAAAAGACACGACGCCTTACAAGAAAATCAATGGTCAGACCCATTTCGGAAATCCTCATGTTGGCTTCGTTGGTAGCATGACGGATCTTTCACAACCAGGGTTTGGTGTGTATCAAGGACCAATCCATGACCTTGCCGAAGTATACGCACCTGGAAAAACCGTTAATCTAACCGGGAGTACATTCTCCAACCTACTCGCCTATGTCGGCAAAGGCCATCCCGTTTGGGTTATTACAAACGTCACTTTTGACGAGCTGCCTGCCTCCGAATTTACAACTTGGCAAACCGCTTCAGGTCCTTTTACTACAACCTATCGTGAGCACTCCGTTGTCATTACAGGCTACTCGAGTCACTATGTTTACGTCAACGACCCCATCGATGGACAGAAAAACAAAAAACTCCCTTTGGAGCCCTTCAGAAATGCTTGGCAACAGATGGGGTCGCAAGCGATCGCTGTACCTAATTAAGGCACATCATATGACACTCAGAAAAAAAGCACAAGGCAGGAGGCCTTGTGCTTTTAAAGTGGGCCAAAGCCAACCAATAGCATTGTTAAGATAATAAAAGCGAGCAATTCTCATCAGCCACATCTAAGCCGTTTGAAAACGTTTATCTTTCGAGGTGCAAAGCCTTGGCAGGCGCGGAGTTGCCATACGGGCAATGAGCACCGGACAAGGCAAAGCAACGACGAAAGCGAGCGTTTCTCATCAGTCGCACTAAGGCTGAATGAAAACGTTTGTCTTTCGAGGCGCAAAGCCTTGGCAGGCGCGGAGTTGCCATACGGGCAATGAGCACCGGTCAAGGCAAAGCAACGAAGCCAAGCGAGCGTTTCTCATCAGTCGCACTAAGGCTGAATGAAAACGTTTGTCTTTCGAGGCGCAAAGCCTTGGCAGGCGCGGAGTTGCCATACAGGCAATGAGCACCGGTCAAGGCAAAGCAACGACGAAAGCGAGCGTTTCTCATCAGCCTTAGATGGACATCGCCTGCTGGTTCCCCAACATCTCCTTCTCAAACGAATAAGCACCCTCCACATAAATCTGATGCCAAAGCATGAACATAAGAACGGTCCAAAGCTTTCTGCTGTAATCCGC
The nucleotide sequence above comes from Aureibacillus halotolerans. Encoded proteins:
- a CDS encoding biotin-dependent carboxyltransferase family protein; the encoded protein is MKETPVFHVEKPGLLTSLQNDGRKGYQHVGLGPGGAIDPDALFMANLLVANELNTLAIECTLVGPELHCLLDGIIAITGADLSPTLNREPVPMWKAMRITKGDTLRFGKPIQGARAYISRHGGFLGQEDLGSGAYHSMASIGTLLTKNDVLSAHSLNGKGPLLGLSHEHHPVYKKHVTLAVVAGPHEERFNQKSTMAFYHSTFRVKHGNRMALTFEGENLTPMKGSLLSSGVNWGSIQVPPSGHPIVLLQDRQTTGGYPRIGTIASIHQAELAQLVTGDTVNFQPITIQQAQDKWREHLKQRRKLYARAFGRRMPTLLNKA
- a CDS encoding DUF5327 family protein, whose protein sequence is MSVSYQAMLRQMEQDVADAKVAQQQGNAQVMREKVAAVKVIAELLLAEEVERPAAPIKKMIVNDSADDLELRRMQGSTFQEENDDNDANGDGNGKSLFDF
- a CDS encoding C39 family peptidase, producing MILPQWLLLISAVLTAFLAIMLIVFARKSLKSFTVLVVVIAAGAGTAYLSQNEPWITKIFASDKPVSTPLSKYAHSTKQPPHPTEVLLDVPIIRQYPELPRGCEVTSLAMLLQYESINVDKLELAQAVAKDTTPYKKINGQTHFGNPHVGFVGSMTDLSQPGFGVYQGPIHDLAEVYAPGKTVNLTGSTFSNLLAYVGKGHPVWVITNVTFDELPASEFTTWQTASGPFTTTYREHSVVITGYSSHYVYVNDPIDGQKNKKLPLEPFRNAWQQMGSQAIAVPN